A window of Oncorhynchus kisutch isolate 150728-3 linkage group LG10, Okis_V2, whole genome shotgun sequence contains these coding sequences:
- the LOC109897889 gene encoding AN1-type zinc finger protein 5 produces the protein MAQETNQTQVPMLCTMGCGFYGNPRTNGMCSVCYKEHLQRQQGGGRSSPPGDKGSAASSPVGSPGAAGVSVESTTSEPSTEGVTTPEERTSSPNSPSPVTQQMTAMSISQDTGATDSDRADGDEEEDEGTSKNTGPVGEAAQASSDGDQTPDKNKKKNRCFTCRKKVGLTGFDCRCGNLFCAIHRYSDKHNCPYDYRGAAAARIRKENPIVVAEKIQKL, from the exons ATGGCTCAGGAGACCAATCAGACGCAGGTGCCAATGCTTTGCACTATGGGCTGTGGTTTCTATGGTAATCCCCGCACCAATGGTATGTGCTCGGTCTGCTACAAGGAACACCTACAGAGACAACAGGGAGGGGGCCGTTCCAGCCCCCCGGGTGACAAAG GCTCGGCAGCTTCATCGCCAGTGGGGTCCCCGGGAGCAGCTGGTGTGTCAGTGGAGAGCACAACGTCGGAACCCAGTACGGAAGGGGTCACTACGCCCGAGGAAAGGACATCCAG TCCCAACTCCCCCAGCCCAGTAACCCAGCAGATGACAGCCATGAGTATCTCCCAGGATACTGGAGCCACTGACTCAGACCGGGCTGatggggatgaggaagaggaCGAGGGGACATCCAAAAACACTG GGCCAGTGGGGGAGGCAGCCCAGGCCTCGTCTGATGGTGATCAGACCCCTGACAAAAATAAGAAGAAGAACCGATGCTTCACCTGCCGGAAGAAAGTGGGCCTGACTG GCTTCGACTGTCGCTGTGGTAACCTGTTCTGCGCCATTCATCGCTACTCTGACAAACATAACTGTCCTTACGACTACCGAGGCGCCGCCGCAGCCCGCATACGCAAGGAGAACCCCATCGTGGTGGCTGAGAAGATCCAGAAGTTATGA
- the LOC109897890 gene encoding alpha/beta hydrolase domain-containing protein 17A isoform X1, with translation MTVLSEEMVFPEWTMNGLSVSELCCLFCCPPFPSRIAAKLAFLPPEPTYSLLPDLEGSVAPGTAGTAGLRSRASGVPGAAVGGSVSTGPAEGKWKLHLTERAEFQYSQRELDATDVFLTRSSRGNRVGCMYIRCAPTARFTVLFSHGNAVDLGQMSSFYIGLGTRINCNIFSYDYSGYGVSTGKPSEKNLYADIDAAWQALRTRYGISPENIILYGQSIGTVPTVDLASRYECAAVVLHSPLTSGMRVAFPDTKKTYCFDAFPNIEKVSKITSPVLIIHGTEDEVIDFSHGLALFERCPKAVEPLWVEGAGHNDIELYSQYLERLRRFIGQELAAQHA, from the exons ATGACGGTCCTATCTGAGGAGATGGTGTTTCCAG agtggaCAATGAATGGCCTATCTGTCAGTGAGCTATGCTGCCTGTTCTGCTGCCCCCCCTTTCCGAGCCGTATTGCTGCCAAGCTTGCCTTCCTGCCTCCTGAGCCTACATATTCCCTCCTCCCAGACCTAGAGGGGTCTGTAGCCCCGGGGACAGCAGGGACCGCAGGGCTGAGATCCAGAGCTAGTGGGGTACCTGGAGCTGCTGTAGGGGGTTCAGTCAGCACTGGTCCTGCAGAAGGAAAATGGAAGCTCCACCTGACAGAGCGAGCCGAGTTCCAGTATTCCCAGAGAGAACTGGATGCTACAGATGTGTTCCTTACCCGCTCCAGTCGTGGAAACAGAGTGGGATGCATGTACATCCGCTGTGCCCCCACTGCCAG GTTCACAGTGCTGTTCTCTCACGGCAATGCAGTGGACCTTGGCCAGATGAGCAGCTTCTATATCGGCCTGGGAACGCGTATCAACTGCAATATCTTCTCCTACGACTACTCCGGCTACGGTGTCAGCACGGGCAAGCCTTCAGAGAAGAACCTCTACGCTGACATTGACGCCGCCTGGCAGGCCCTGCGCACACG ATATGGCATCAGCCCAGAGAACATAATCCTGTACGGGCAGAGCATTGGCACCGTGCCCACGGTCGACCTGGCATCTCGGTATGAGTGTGCTGCCGTGGTGCTCCACTCCCCCCTCACCTCTGGCATGCGGGTGGCCTTCCCAGACACCAAGAAGACCTACTGCTTTGATGCTTTCCCCAA catTGAGAAGGTGTCTAAGATCACGTCGCCGGTGCTGATCATCCACGGGACGGAGGACGAGGTGATCGACTTCTCCCACGGTCTGGCTCTGTTCGAGCGCTGTCCAAAGGCCGTGGAACCACTCTGGGTGGAGGGGGCGGGACACAATGACATCGAACTGTACAGCCAGTACCTGGAGCGCCTGCGCCGCTTCATTGGCCAGGAGCTGGCCGCACAGCACGCCTGA
- the LOC109897890 gene encoding alpha/beta hydrolase domain-containing protein 17A isoform X2, translating into MNGLSVSELCCLFCCPPFPSRIAAKLAFLPPEPTYSLLPDLEGSVAPGTAGTAGLRSRASGVPGAAVGGSVSTGPAEGKWKLHLTERAEFQYSQRELDATDVFLTRSSRGNRVGCMYIRCAPTARFTVLFSHGNAVDLGQMSSFYIGLGTRINCNIFSYDYSGYGVSTGKPSEKNLYADIDAAWQALRTRYGISPENIILYGQSIGTVPTVDLASRYECAAVVLHSPLTSGMRVAFPDTKKTYCFDAFPNIEKVSKITSPVLIIHGTEDEVIDFSHGLALFERCPKAVEPLWVEGAGHNDIELYSQYLERLRRFIGQELAAQHA; encoded by the exons ATGAATGGCCTATCTGTCAGTGAGCTATGCTGCCTGTTCTGCTGCCCCCCCTTTCCGAGCCGTATTGCTGCCAAGCTTGCCTTCCTGCCTCCTGAGCCTACATATTCCCTCCTCCCAGACCTAGAGGGGTCTGTAGCCCCGGGGACAGCAGGGACCGCAGGGCTGAGATCCAGAGCTAGTGGGGTACCTGGAGCTGCTGTAGGGGGTTCAGTCAGCACTGGTCCTGCAGAAGGAAAATGGAAGCTCCACCTGACAGAGCGAGCCGAGTTCCAGTATTCCCAGAGAGAACTGGATGCTACAGATGTGTTCCTTACCCGCTCCAGTCGTGGAAACAGAGTGGGATGCATGTACATCCGCTGTGCCCCCACTGCCAG GTTCACAGTGCTGTTCTCTCACGGCAATGCAGTGGACCTTGGCCAGATGAGCAGCTTCTATATCGGCCTGGGAACGCGTATCAACTGCAATATCTTCTCCTACGACTACTCCGGCTACGGTGTCAGCACGGGCAAGCCTTCAGAGAAGAACCTCTACGCTGACATTGACGCCGCCTGGCAGGCCCTGCGCACACG ATATGGCATCAGCCCAGAGAACATAATCCTGTACGGGCAGAGCATTGGCACCGTGCCCACGGTCGACCTGGCATCTCGGTATGAGTGTGCTGCCGTGGTGCTCCACTCCCCCCTCACCTCTGGCATGCGGGTGGCCTTCCCAGACACCAAGAAGACCTACTGCTTTGATGCTTTCCCCAA catTGAGAAGGTGTCTAAGATCACGTCGCCGGTGCTGATCATCCACGGGACGGAGGACGAGGTGATCGACTTCTCCCACGGTCTGGCTCTGTTCGAGCGCTGTCCAAAGGCCGTGGAACCACTCTGGGTGGAGGGGGCGGGACACAATGACATCGAACTGTACAGCCAGTACCTGGAGCGCCTGCGCCGCTTCATTGGCCAGGAGCTGGCCGCACAGCACGCCTGA